The DNA segment GTGAGCCGCGTCAGTGCCCTGTTGATAGCGGGGCTGGCGCACCGCGACGCGATCGTCCGCACCAACGCGCTCGGCGGCCTGGCGCGCCTGGCAGACCCCGCGACGCTTCCCGCCGTGTTCGACGCCTACCAGCGCGCCCAGACGGACACGCTGAACGACGCCGCGCTGGCCGCCGTGGACGCGGTGGCGGCCATCGACAAGAAGCAGCCCGGCGCGGCCGCACGATTCCTGGCCCGCTTCCCCCGGTCCGGCGACTACCTGGTCCGCCAGCGCGTGAACGCCGCCTGGGGCGACACGCTCACGGCCGCGTGGGGCGCGCCCCTGCCCATCGAAACGAACCGATCCCCCGCGGACTACGAGCGCATGGCGGCGGTGGAGCGGCGCGGAATCCGCCGCGCGACCATCGTCACGAACCGCGGCGACATCCAGCTGGAACTGTTCGCCGGCGACGCGCCGCAGACCGTCAACAGCTTCCTGTCGCTCGCCACCGCCGGGTTCTTTGACGGGCAGGAGTGGCCGCGCGTCGTTCCCAACTTCGTCATCCAGGGCGGCGACCCCCGCGGGGACACTTCGGGCGGTCCGGGGTACGTGATTCGCGACGAGCTGAATCGCAACCTGTACCTCCGCGGCGCGCTCGGCATGGCGCTCTCCGGCCCCGACACGGGCGGAAGCCAGTGGTTCGTCACCCACTCGCCGCAGCCGCACCTGGACGCCACCTACACGGTGTTCGGACGCGTGGTGAGCGGGATGGAGGTGGCCGAACGCCTGCTGCCGGGCGACCGCATCATCCGTATCCGGGAGAACCGTTGATGGCAGTTCGATACGCCGCGGCCGCGCTCGCCGTCTCGCTGGCGGCCTGCGCCCCCGCGGCGACGTCCACCGCTCCGCCGCCGGGCCAAGCCGCGCCCGATCCGGCGCCCGTCGCCGCCCAGGCCATCCGCTCCACCACGCCCGCGTCGGCGCGGCAGGCGCAGTTCGGCTGGGAACTGGACGAAGCCGGTGCGCGCTTCCGAGGCCGTGGGACGGCGCGGTACGTGGCGCCCGGCCGCTTCCGCCTGGACCTGTTCGGCCCGCGGGGGGAGACGTACCTGGCGGCGGCGATGGTGGATGGGCAGATGCGCGTTCCGCCCCTGCTCCTGGAGCGCTTTCGCCTGCCCTCGCCCGCGCTGCTGTGGGGCGCCGTGGGCGTGGTGAATCCCCCGGCCGACGCGCGGCTGATGGACGCCTCCGTGTCCGGGGACGTCACGACCCTTCGCTACGCGCTGGGCGACGACGTGCTGGAGTACCGCCTGCGCGGCGGGCGCCTGCAGACCGTTCGCCGCAACACGCGCGGCGGCGTCGCCGAATCCATCGACCTCGAACATTCCGAAGCGGGCAACCTCCAGAGCGCGCGCTACCGCGACTGGGCCGCGTTCCGCTCGCTGAACCTGACTGTGGAGTCGCAGACCGATGTCACTGGCTTTCCCGAAGCGACCTGGAATCCGCCGGGCACTTGACGCCGTCCTGCTGGCGGCGTTCCTGACCCTGCTTTCCGGCTGCAACTACAGCTTTACCGGCGGCGGGCTGCCGCAGCACATCCGGCGCGTGTACATCGAGCCGTTCGAGAACGAAACGCCGTACCCGGGGCTGGAAAGCCTGCTGCTGCGCGAGCTGCAGGACCGCTTTCCTGGCAGCCTGGGCGTGCGCCTGGCGTCGCAGTCCAGCGCCGACGCCATCGTGCGCGGCAAGCTGAAGTCCGCGGAGGAGCAGACCACCAACATCAACCCCAACACCGACGCCTCGGGGCGCATCGGCCGGCTGGAGGCGCAGGTGCAGGTGAGCTTCGACGCCGAGATTTACGACGTGCAGAACGACAAGGTGCTCTGGCGCGGCAACAGCATCACGGCGCTGGGCGCGTTCAACCCCAACACCGAAGACGTGGACGACGGCCGCCGCAAGGCGCTGCAGCAGGCGGTCCAGCGGCTGATCGAGGGAGCGCAGTCGCAGTGGTAGCGCTTCGAATCGCCTCCCGCGGCAGCGAGCTGGCCTTGTGGCAGTCCCGTGCCGTGGAGGCCGCCCTCCGCGCCGCCGATCCGTCCCTCGAGGTGCGGATCGACGTCATCAGGACCACGGGCGACCGCATCCAGGACGTGCCCCTGGCCAAGATCGGCGACAAGGGGCTGTTCACCAAGGAGCTGGATACCGCGCTCCTCGCCGGCGACGCCGACCTGGCGGTCCACTCGCTCAAGGACGTGCCCACCCGCCTGCCGGACGGCCTGGCCCTGGCCGCGGTGACCCTCCGCGAAGACCCGCGCGACGTGGTCCTGCTCCCCCCCGGACGAAGGGGCGGGCTGGACGCGTTGCCGCCCGGCGCCCGCGTGGGCACCAGCTCGCTCCGCCGCCGCGCGCAGCTGCAGGCGCTGCGGCCGGATCTGGAGGTGCTGGACCTGCGCGGCAACCTGAACACGCGCCTGGCCAAGCTGGACCGCGGCGACTACGACGCCATCATCCTCGCCGCGGCCGGCGTTCGGCGGCTGGGCTGGGAGGATCGCATTTCCGAGTCGCTGGATGCGGGGCAGTGGCTTCCCGCCGTGGGCCAGGGGGCGCTCGCGGTCGTCTGCTGCGCCGACCGCGCGGACGTGCTCGACCGGCTCCGCACGCTCCACGACCCCCACACCGCCGCGTGCACCACCGCCGAGCGCGCCCTGCTGCGTGCGCTGGAAGGCGGCTGCCAGGTGCCCATCGGCGCGCTGGGACGGGTGGATGGTGATCGTCTCATGCTCGACGGTCTTGTTGCCGACACCGACGGCACGCGCATCCTCCGCGTCCAGGAATCCGGCCCGGTGGATGATGCCCAGGCGATCGGCCGGCGCGCGGCGGACGCGCTGCTGGCGCGCGGGGCGGGGGAGGTGCTGGCCGCCGTGCGCGCCCGCGCCGCCGCGCCCGAGCCCGCGGCGCCATGACATCCCCGGTGCACCCGGCGGACAAGGTGATGTCGCGCGAGAACGTGCTTCACCGCTTCGGCCGGCCCCGCTGCGGGCGCATCGTCTTTACCAACGGGGTCTTCGACATCCTGCACCGCGGCCACGTGGAGTACCTGTTCGCGGCCCGCGCCCTCGGCGACGCCCTCGTCGTCGGCCTGAACACGGATGATTCCGTCCGCCGGCTGGCCAAGGCACCGGGGCGGCCCGTCAACCCGCAGGACGACCGCGCGATGGTGCTCGCGGCGCTGGCATGCGTGGACGCGGTCACCCTGTTCGATGAAGACACACCGCACGCCATCATCACGGCGCTGATGCCGGACGTGCTGGTGAAGGGCGGGGACTACACGGTCGATACCATCGTCGGAGCGCCGGAAGTGCTGGCCGCGGGAGGCAGGGTAGAGGTGATCCCGCTGACCCCCGGCCGGTCGACGACGTCCATCCTGGAACGAGCGAGAGGGGGAGGGGAGAGTGGCTGAGGAAATGACCCGCGCGGATGGGCGGAGCCCCGGCGTATTGCGGCCGGTGACGCTGGAGCGTGGCGCGGGGATGTACGCCGAGGGATCGTGCCTGATCACCGCCGGGCGCACCAGGGTGCTGTGCACGGCGTCGGTGGAGAAGGGCGTCTCGTCCTGGCGAAAGGGGAGCGGTGCGGGCTGGGTGACCGCCGAGTACAGCATGCTTCCGCGCGCGACCAACACCCGCAACCGCCGCGAGCGCAAGGAAGTCGGCGGCCGCACGCAGGAAATCCAGCGGCTGATCGGGCGCTCGCTGCGCGCCTGCGTGAACATGGAGGCCATGGGCGAGTGGACCATCACCGTGGACTGCGACGTCCTGCAGGCGGACGGCGGCACGCGCACGGCCTCCATCACCGGCGGCGCCGTGGCCCTGCACGACGCCTGCGCCTGGCTGGCGCGCGAGGCCGTGCTCTCCGCGTCGCCCTTCCAGCACTTCGTGGCCGCCATCAGCGGGGGGATCGTCGATGGAGAGCTGCTGCTGGACCTGGACTACTCCGAGGACAA comes from the Longimicrobium sp. genome and includes:
- the rph gene encoding ribonuclease PH codes for the protein MTRADGRSPGVLRPVTLERGAGMYAEGSCLITAGRTRVLCTASVEKGVSSWRKGSGAGWVTAEYSMLPRATNTRNRRERKEVGGRTQEIQRLIGRSLRACVNMEAMGEWTITVDCDVLQADGGTRTASITGGAVALHDACAWLAREAVLSASPFQHFVAAISGGIVDGELLLDLDYSEDKRAEVDLNVVARESGGLIEVQGTGEHGDFSPAQLTQLVELASGGIRQLTALQRAALS
- the rfaE2 gene encoding D-glycero-beta-D-manno-heptose 1-phosphate adenylyltransferase, giving the protein MTSPVHPADKVMSRENVLHRFGRPRCGRIVFTNGVFDILHRGHVEYLFAARALGDALVVGLNTDDSVRRLAKAPGRPVNPQDDRAMVLAALACVDAVTLFDEDTPHAIITALMPDVLVKGGDYTVDTIVGAPEVLAAGGRVEVIPLTPGRSTTSILERARGGGESG
- the lptE gene encoding LPS assembly lipoprotein LptE — translated: MSLAFPKRPGIRRALDAVLLAAFLTLLSGCNYSFTGGGLPQHIRRVYIEPFENETPYPGLESLLLRELQDRFPGSLGVRLASQSSADAIVRGKLKSAEEQTTNINPNTDASGRIGRLEAQVQVSFDAEIYDVQNDKVLWRGNSITALGAFNPNTEDVDDGRRKALQQAVQRLIEGAQSQW
- the hemC gene encoding hydroxymethylbilane synthase encodes the protein MVALRIASRGSELALWQSRAVEAALRAADPSLEVRIDVIRTTGDRIQDVPLAKIGDKGLFTKELDTALLAGDADLAVHSLKDVPTRLPDGLALAAVTLREDPRDVVLLPPGRRGGLDALPPGARVGTSSLRRRAQLQALRPDLEVLDLRGNLNTRLAKLDRGDYDAIILAAAGVRRLGWEDRISESLDAGQWLPAVGQGALAVVCCADRADVLDRLRTLHDPHTAACTTAERALLRALEGGCQVPIGALGRVDGDRLMLDGLVADTDGTRILRVQESGPVDDAQAIGRRAADALLARGAGEVLAAVRARAAAPEPAAP